The Nocardiopsis dassonvillei subsp. dassonvillei DSM 43111 genome contains a region encoding:
- the rpoB gene encoding DNA-directed RNA polymerase subunit beta produces the protein MAASRNASANALGPHRVSFARIQEPLEVPNLLALQTESFDWLLGNDRWKTRVETARNAGRKDVPEQSGLEEIFEEISPIEDFSGTMSLSFRDHRFEPPKYSEDECKDRDMTYSAPMFVTAEFINNDTGEIKSQTVFMGDFPLMTETGTFIINGTERVVVSQLVRSPGVYFDKSVDKTSDKDLYGCKVIPSRGAWLEFEVDKRDFVGVRIDRKRKQGVTVLLKALGWTTDQILERFGQYESIRNTLEKDPTAGTDDALLDIYRKLRPGEPPTKESAQALLENLYFNPKRYDLAKVGRYKINKKLGLDTDYRQGTLTEEDIVATIDYLVRLHAGETEKETVNGPRPIETDDIDHFGNRRLRTVGELIQNQVRLGLARMERVVRERMTTQDVEAITPQTLINIRPVVASIKEFFGTSQLSQFMGQTNPLEGLTHKRRLSALGPGGLSRERAGFEVRDVHPSHYGRMCPIETPEGPNIGLIGSLAAYGRVNSFGFVETPYRRIIDGKVSDQVDYLTADEEDLHVIAQANTPMNPDGSFAEAGVLVRRKGGEFEQVSTDEVDYMDVSPRQMVSVATAMIPFLEHDDANRALMGSNMQRQAVPLLMAESPFVGTGMEYRAATDAGEVVLAQKAGVVEDVTADYVTVMADDGTRKTYRMGKFQRSNQGTCFNQRPIVAEGQRVEERQVLADGPSTDQGEMSLGKNLLVAYMSWEGHNYEDAIILSQRLVQDDVLSSIHIEEHEVDARDTKLGPEEITREIPNVSEEVLADLDDRGIIRIGAEVVDGDILVGKVTPKGETELTPEERLLRAIFGEKAREVRDTSLKVPHGETGKVIGVRVFSREDGDELAPGVNEMVRVYVAQKRKITDGDKLAGRHGNKGVISKILPQEDMPFLEDGTPVDIILNPLGVPGRMNVGQVLEVHLGWLAKNGWLVEGVEEEWQKSLEAIGATDVPPDSRVATPVFDGLRGDELSGLIKSVRPNADGNRLINEDGKARLFDGRTGEPFAEPISVGYKYILKLHHLVDDKIHARSTGPYSMITQQPLGGKAQFGGQRFGEMEVWALEAYGAAYALQELLTIKSDDVVGRVKVYEAIVKGENIPEPGIPESFKVLIKEMQSLCLNVEVLSSDGMSIEMRDSDEDVFRAAEELGIDLGRREPSSVEEV, from the coding sequence TTGGCAGCCTCGCGCAACGCCTCCGCTAACGCCCTTGGTCCGCACCGCGTTTCCTTCGCCCGTATCCAGGAACCACTGGAGGTCCCGAACCTCCTCGCCCTTCAGACCGAGTCGTTCGACTGGCTGCTGGGCAACGACAGGTGGAAGACCCGGGTTGAGACGGCCCGAAACGCTGGCCGCAAGGACGTTCCGGAGCAGTCCGGTCTCGAAGAGATCTTCGAGGAGATCAGCCCGATCGAGGACTTCTCGGGCACGATGTCCCTGTCGTTCCGCGACCACCGGTTCGAGCCGCCCAAGTACTCAGAGGATGAGTGCAAGGACAGGGACATGACCTACTCCGCCCCGATGTTCGTCACGGCGGAGTTCATCAACAACGACACCGGTGAGATCAAGAGCCAGACGGTGTTCATGGGCGACTTCCCGCTCATGACCGAGACCGGCACCTTCATCATCAACGGCACCGAGCGCGTCGTCGTGTCCCAGCTGGTGCGCTCCCCGGGCGTGTACTTCGACAAGTCCGTCGACAAGACCTCGGACAAGGACCTCTACGGCTGCAAGGTCATCCCGTCCCGCGGCGCCTGGCTGGAGTTCGAGGTCGACAAGCGCGACTTCGTCGGCGTCCGCATCGACCGCAAGCGCAAGCAGGGCGTCACCGTCCTGCTCAAGGCGCTGGGCTGGACCACCGACCAGATCCTGGAGCGCTTCGGCCAGTACGAGTCCATCCGCAACACGCTGGAGAAGGACCCCACCGCGGGCACCGACGACGCGCTGCTGGACATCTACCGCAAGCTGCGCCCCGGCGAGCCGCCCACGAAGGAGTCGGCCCAGGCGCTGCTGGAGAACCTGTACTTCAACCCCAAGCGCTACGACCTGGCCAAGGTCGGCCGTTACAAGATCAACAAGAAGCTCGGCCTGGACACCGACTACCGGCAGGGCACCCTCACCGAAGAGGACATCGTCGCCACGATCGACTACCTCGTCCGCCTGCACGCGGGTGAGACCGAGAAGGAGACCGTCAACGGTCCCCGGCCGATCGAGACCGACGACATCGACCACTTCGGCAACCGCCGCCTGCGCACCGTCGGCGAGCTCATCCAGAACCAGGTCCGCCTGGGCCTGGCCCGCATGGAGCGCGTCGTCCGCGAGCGGATGACCACCCAGGACGTCGAGGCGATCACGCCGCAGACCCTGATCAACATCCGTCCGGTCGTGGCCTCCATCAAGGAGTTCTTCGGCACCTCGCAGCTGTCGCAGTTCATGGGCCAGACCAACCCGCTGGAGGGCCTGACGCACAAGCGCCGCCTCTCCGCGCTGGGCCCGGGCGGCCTGTCCCGCGAGCGCGCGGGCTTCGAGGTCCGCGACGTGCACCCCTCGCACTACGGCCGCATGTGCCCGATCGAGACGCCCGAGGGACCGAACATCGGTCTGATCGGCTCGCTCGCCGCCTACGGCCGGGTCAACTCCTTCGGCTTCGTGGAGACCCCGTACCGCCGCATCATCGACGGCAAGGTCTCCGACCAGGTCGACTACCTGACCGCGGACGAGGAGGACCTCCACGTCATCGCGCAGGCCAACACGCCGATGAACCCCGACGGCTCCTTCGCCGAGGCCGGTGTGCTCGTGCGCCGCAAGGGCGGTGAGTTCGAGCAGGTCAGCACGGACGAGGTCGACTACATGGACGTGTCGCCGCGCCAGATGGTGTCGGTCGCCACCGCCATGATCCCGTTCCTGGAGCACGACGACGCCAACCGCGCCCTCATGGGCTCGAACATGCAGCGCCAGGCCGTGCCGCTGCTCATGGCCGAGTCGCCGTTCGTCGGCACCGGCATGGAGTACCGCGCCGCCACCGACGCCGGTGAGGTCGTCCTGGCGCAGAAGGCCGGTGTCGTCGAGGACGTCACCGCCGACTACGTCACCGTCATGGCCGACGACGGCACGCGCAAGACGTACCGCATGGGCAAGTTCCAGCGCTCCAACCAGGGCACCTGCTTCAACCAGCGGCCGATCGTGGCCGAGGGCCAGCGGGTCGAGGAGCGCCAGGTCCTCGCGGACGGCCCCTCCACCGACCAGGGTGAGATGTCGCTGGGCAAGAACCTGCTCGTGGCGTACATGTCCTGGGAGGGCCACAACTACGAGGACGCGATCATCCTCTCCCAGCGCCTGGTGCAGGACGACGTCCTGTCCTCGATCCACATCGAGGAGCACGAGGTCGACGCCCGCGACACCAAGCTGGGCCCGGAGGAGATCACCCGCGAGATCCCCAACGTCAGCGAGGAGGTCCTGGCCGACCTCGACGACCGGGGCATCATCCGCATCGGCGCCGAGGTCGTGGACGGCGACATCCTCGTCGGCAAGGTCACGCCCAAGGGCGAGACCGAGCTGACCCCGGAGGAGCGCCTGCTGCGCGCGATCTTCGGAGAGAAGGCGCGCGAGGTCCGCGACACCTCGCTCAAGGTGCCGCACGGCGAGACCGGCAAGGTCATCGGCGTCCGCGTGTTCAGCCGCGAGGACGGCGACGAGCTCGCCCCCGGCGTCAACGAGATGGTCCGCGTCTACGTGGCCCAGAAGCGCAAGATCACCGACGGTGACAAGCTCGCGGGCCGCCACGGCAACAAGGGCGTCATCTCCAAGATCCTGCCCCAGGAGGACATGCCCTTCCTGGAGGACGGGACGCCGGTCGACATCATCCTCAACCCGCTGGGCGTGCCCGGCCGTATGAACGTCGGCCAGGTCCTGGAGGTCCACCTGGGCTGGTTGGCCAAGAACGGCTGGCTGGTCGAGGGGGTCGAGGAGGAGTGGCAGAAGTCGCTGGAGGCCATCGGCGCCACCGACGTGCCGCCGGACTCCCGCGTGGCCACGCCGGTCTTCGACGGCCTGCGCGGCGACGAGCTCAGCGGCCTGATCAAGTCGGTGCGCCCCAACGCGGACGGCAACCGCCTGATCAACGAGGACGGCAAGGCGCGTCTGTTCGACGGCCGCACCGGCGAGCCCTTCGCCGAGCCGATCTCCGTCGGCTACAAGTACATCCTCAAGCTCCACCACCTCGTGGACGACAAGATCCACGCGCGCTCCACCGGCCCGTACTCCATGATCACCCAGCAGCCGCTGGGCGGTAAGGCGCAGTTCGGCGGTCAGCGCTTCGGTGAGATGGAGGTGTGGGCGCTGGAGGCCTACGGCGCCGCCTACGCCCTCCAGGAGCTGCTCACCATCAAGTCCGACGACGTGGTGGGACGGGTCAAGGTCTACGAGGCCATCGTCAAGGGCGAGAACATCCCCGAGCCGGGCATCCCTGAGTCCTTCAAGGTGCTCATCAAGGAGATGCAGTCGCTCTGTCTGAACGTGGAGGTGCTGTCCAGTGACGGTATGTCCATCGAGATGCGGGACAGCGACGAGGACGTCTTCCGCGCGGCGGAAGAACTGGGAATCGACCTGGGTCGGCGGGAGCCGAGCAGTGTCGAAGAGGTCTAA
- the rpsG gene encoding 30S ribosomal protein S7, whose product MPRKGPAPKRQLITDPVYGSPLVTALINKVLLDGKRSIAQSVVYDALEGAREKTGQDPLVVLKRGLDNVKPALEVRSRRVGGATYQVPVEVRASRSTTLALRWLVSYARQRREKTMTERLMNELVDASNGLGAAVKKREDTHKMAESNKAFAHYRW is encoded by the coding sequence ATGCCGCGCAAGGGCCCGGCGCCGAAGCGCCAGCTCATCACCGACCCGGTCTACGGCTCGCCGCTCGTCACCGCACTGATCAACAAGGTGCTGCTCGACGGCAAGCGCTCCATCGCCCAGAGCGTCGTCTACGACGCCCTGGAGGGTGCTCGCGAGAAGACCGGCCAGGACCCTCTCGTCGTCCTGAAGCGGGGTCTGGACAACGTCAAGCCCGCGCTCGAGGTCCGCAGCCGCCGCGTCGGCGGCGCGACCTACCAGGTGCCGGTCGAGGTTCGCGCCTCCCGGTCCACCACGCTGGCCCTGCGCTGGCTGGTCTCCTACGCGCGCCAGCGCCGTGAGAAGACCATGACCGAGCGTCTGATGAACGAGCTGGTCGACGCCAGCAACGGTCTCGGCGCGGCTGTCAAGAAGCGTGAGGACACGCACAAGATGGCCGAGTCGAACAAGGCCTTCGCGCACTACCGCTGGTAA
- a CDS encoding DUF981 family protein, producing the protein MTDNGGERRDSDAEDSWFKPSENRYRTQSDYQDPLESEGTADTVFPDSGGYAGLSSSRPAMVEPYPEALGGPPPPVSHGISYPGAGSAAYQPLTRIPGEAEEPSLPSVAASAQVPLPSERGTDRPEAWSDGPRTQEIPALDDRDAPDTGQPRDEHSSAPGSSTAAEQPWGSGAPLDDDRNAPSWEAPSDTVGGARGSAARDADAPARGDDRGASALWPDPPATAGSAQGGPADGPRSWDTPASDASGQPWDDASASGASGGQPWEDAPVADRRDPLDDGLGTASWDAPASAAAGAAARPWEDDTRSSPSWDADAPARGDDRGASAPWADSPGTGGSLEGGPAGGSRPWDAPSPSAPGQPWEDAPARGQDTADDGLGPASWEAPSSGVSGGQPWEDAPVADRRDPLDDGLGMASWDAPAPGARSWEDGTRSPSSRDVDAPGGGDRDPAPWPEASGSGGPAEGTRPWDPGSAGDRGTWNADRGAQPWDDAPAGGTRDPLDDGLGPASWEAPASGASGRPWDDSAPGRGRDAADDGLAPASWETRPSSSTDRPWGPDPAGDRGPWTADRGGQPWEDGTRASSGWDDDAPVRDRGPASWTDVPGPDGSSWDDDAPADRSWDDRAPRHGADERGADAWDDRPYDDDPLGGDRARGRSWDDDELGGDFRGADSTPAGADAPDAWAPSGRTDDRPGADSGGSWGDGYGDELSPSGLGTGSGNTWAFDRNDPRLPDVVREAEQRRRESSSGRAETVDWGGPDTGELSAAVPGADDPLGAIADMQSRARSRDQDLPDDPGGATQMFDARALAGEGDWEDDDEFRRDVPPRGDDGADYGHYDDDPEGPEYAHDGDAERPEPEYAYDDDPEPRGDERDDRDDPEYEDGFTPADYGMPAAPAGRSKRRKDPIADEFPGFGDRPLGGEAGDAYPGYDSIDFLADTERGATLTLWLGVASLLPGVGLVTAVLALLVTGPRAKRAIRESRGQLDGLGLITTGTVFAVVGILVTVISVALWLVL; encoded by the coding sequence GTGACTGACAACGGGGGCGAACGGCGGGACTCCGACGCGGAGGACTCGTGGTTCAAGCCGAGCGAGAACCGCTACCGCACACAGTCGGACTACCAGGACCCGCTCGAATCCGAGGGGACCGCTGACACGGTCTTCCCGGACAGCGGGGGGTACGCGGGGCTGAGTTCGTCCCGTCCGGCCATGGTGGAGCCCTATCCGGAGGCGCTGGGCGGACCGCCGCCCCCCGTCTCCCACGGGATCTCCTACCCGGGCGCCGGGTCCGCGGCCTACCAGCCGCTGACCAGGATTCCGGGGGAGGCCGAGGAGCCCTCCCTGCCGAGCGTCGCGGCCAGCGCCCAGGTGCCGCTCCCGTCGGAGCGGGGCACCGACCGGCCCGAGGCCTGGTCCGACGGTCCCCGGACCCAGGAGATCCCCGCGCTGGACGACCGGGACGCCCCGGACACCGGACAGCCCCGGGACGAGCACTCCTCCGCACCCGGCTCCTCCACGGCCGCCGAACAGCCGTGGGGTTCCGGCGCACCGCTGGACGACGACCGGAACGCGCCCTCCTGGGAGGCGCCGTCCGACACCGTCGGCGGCGCGCGCGGCTCCGCGGCCCGGGACGCCGACGCGCCCGCCCGCGGCGATGACCGCGGTGCGTCGGCGCTGTGGCCCGACCCTCCCGCGACCGCGGGTTCGGCGCAGGGCGGTCCGGCCGACGGGCCCCGGTCCTGGGACACCCCGGCCTCCGATGCGTCCGGACAGCCGTGGGACGACGCTTCCGCCTCCGGTGCGTCCGGTGGCCAGCCCTGGGAGGACGCTCCGGTCGCCGATCGGCGCGATCCGCTCGACGACGGCCTCGGCACGGCCTCGTGGGACGCCCCGGCCTCCGCTGCGGCGGGCGCCGCCGCCCGGCCGTGGGAGGACGACACTCGCTCTTCCCCTTCCTGGGACGCCGACGCGCCCGCCCGCGGGGATGACCGCGGTGCGTCGGCCCCGTGGGCGGACTCCCCCGGAACCGGTGGTTCCCTGGAGGGCGGTCCGGCCGGCGGATCCCGGCCCTGGGACGCTCCGTCCCCCTCCGCGCCGGGGCAGCCCTGGGAGGACGCCCCGGCCCGCGGTCAGGACACCGCCGACGACGGTCTGGGTCCCGCGTCGTGGGAGGCCCCCTCCTCCGGTGTGTCCGGTGGCCAGCCCTGGGAGGACGCTCCGGTCGCCGATCGGCGCGATCCGCTCGACGACGGCCTCGGCATGGCCTCGTGGGACGCCCCGGCCCCCGGCGCCCGGTCGTGGGAGGACGGGACCCGTTCGCCCTCCTCCCGGGACGTCGACGCTCCCGGCGGCGGCGACCGGGACCCCGCTCCCTGGCCGGAGGCCTCCGGCAGCGGCGGCCCGGCGGAGGGCACCCGGCCCTGGGACCCCGGCTCCGCCGGTGACCGCGGCACCTGGAACGCCGACCGGGGCGCCCAGCCCTGGGACGACGCTCCCGCGGGCGGTACGCGCGACCCGCTCGACGACGGTCTGGGGCCCGCGTCCTGGGAGGCCCCGGCCTCCGGTGCGTCCGGCCGGCCGTGGGACGACAGCGCCCCGGGCCGCGGCCGTGACGCGGCCGACGACGGCCTGGCCCCCGCGTCGTGGGAGACGAGGCCCTCCTCCTCGACCGACCGGCCCTGGGGCCCCGACCCCGCCGGCGACCGCGGTCCGTGGACCGCCGACCGGGGCGGTCAGCCCTGGGAGGACGGCACACGCGCCTCCTCCGGCTGGGACGACGACGCTCCCGTCCGCGACCGCGGCCCGGCCTCATGGACCGACGTGCCCGGCCCCGACGGCAGCTCCTGGGACGACGACGCCCCGGCGGACCGGTCCTGGGACGACCGCGCCCCCCGGCACGGTGCCGACGAGCGCGGTGCCGACGCCTGGGACGACCGCCCCTACGACGACGACCCCCTCGGGGGAGACCGCGCACGCGGCCGCTCCTGGGACGACGACGAACTCGGCGGCGACTTCCGGGGCGCCGACAGCACCCCCGCGGGCGCCGACGCCCCCGACGCCTGGGCGCCCTCCGGCCGCACCGACGACCGGCCCGGCGCGGACTCCGGCGGCTCGTGGGGCGACGGGTACGGCGACGAGCTCTCGCCCTCCGGGCTGGGTACGGGCAGCGGCAACACCTGGGCGTTCGACCGCAACGACCCCCGGCTGCCGGACGTGGTCCGCGAGGCGGAGCAGCGCCGCAGGGAGTCCTCCTCCGGACGGGCCGAGACCGTCGACTGGGGAGGGCCCGACACCGGTGAGCTCTCCGCGGCGGTCCCCGGCGCGGACGACCCCCTGGGCGCGATCGCCGACATGCAGTCGCGCGCCCGGTCCAGGGACCAGGACCTGCCGGACGACCCCGGCGGGGCCACCCAGATGTTCGACGCCCGCGCCCTGGCCGGGGAGGGGGACTGGGAGGACGACGACGAGTTCCGGCGCGACGTCCCCCCGCGCGGTGACGACGGGGCGGACTACGGCCACTACGACGACGACCCCGAAGGGCCGGAGTACGCCCACGACGGGGACGCGGAGCGGCCGGAGCCGGAGTACGCCTACGACGACGACCCCGAGCCCCGCGGTGACGAGCGCGACGACCGCGACGACCCCGAGTACGAGGACGGGTTCACCCCGGCCGACTACGGGATGCCCGCCGCCCCGGCGGGCCGCAGCAAGCGCCGCAAGGACCCGATCGCCGACGAGTTCCCCGGCTTCGGCGACCGCCCCCTGGGCGGCGAGGCCGGTGACGCCTACCCCGGCTACGACAGCATCGACTTCCTCGCCGACACCGAGCGGGGAGCGACGCTCACCCTGTGGCTGGGCGTGGCCTCGCTGCTGCCCGGCGTGGGTCTGGTCACGGCCGTCCTGGCCCTCCTGGTCACCGGGCCCAGGGCCAAGAGGGCGATCCGCGAGTCCCGCGGGCAGCTCGACGGCCTCGGTCTGATCACGACCGGAACGGTCTTCGCCGTCGTCGGCATCCTGGTGACGGTGATCTCCGTCGCCCTCTGGCTGGTCCTGTAG
- the rpsL gene encoding 30S ribosomal protein S12: MPTIQQLVRKGRQDKVAKNKTPALKGSPQRRGVCTRVYTTTPKKPNSALRKVARVKLSSQIEVTAYIPGIGHNLQEHSIVLVRGGRVKDLPGVRYRIVRGSLDTQGVRNRKQARSRYGAKKEK, translated from the coding sequence GTGCCCACCATCCAGCAGCTGGTCCGCAAGGGCCGACAGGACAAGGTCGCAAAGAACAAGACCCCGGCGCTGAAGGGGAGTCCGCAGCGTCGTGGTGTGTGCACTCGTGTCTACACCACCACGCCCAAGAAGCCGAACTCCGCTCTGCGCAAGGTCGCCCGAGTCAAGCTGAGCAGCCAGATCGAGGTCACGGCCTACATCCCCGGCATCGGCCACAACCTGCAGGAGCACAGCATCGTGCTCGTGCGCGGTGGCCGTGTGAAGGACCTGCCGGGTGTCCGTTACCGCATCGTGCGCGGCTCGCTCGACACGCAGGGTGTCCGTAACCGCAAGCAGGCGCGTAGCCGTTACGGCGCCAAGAAGGAGAAGTAA